In a single window of the Eshraghiella crossota genome:
- a CDS encoding phosphodiester glycosidase family protein gives MEESIVRKKKKKTGTAKKVRTIIGRIFAVIGTTLGMMILCIYLIMVVCTHGPSKVARDLFVLSVRESSAGGFLANMVVSKSTIRKIEEGNKVADTNDTTDTSLIVFDKKNNQNAVTDDLDKSGHTPYLEKDGLLFYEVSGSTFAGTMVVVTDPSRVFVGTSGDYKGEAGINVPAICDKYGATLAINAGGFEDIGGVGNGGTPLGIVMSEGQLKYGNVNSSYDLIGFDNNNVFVIGQMTGQQAIDRGIRDAVSFGPFLILNGTPLEVSGMGGGLNPRTAIGQRADGAVLLLIIDGRQTHSLGASMNDLINVMLDFGAVNAANLDGGGSTVLYYDGEIKNKISSIYGARGVPTAIVVK, from the coding sequence ATGGAAGAAAGCATTGTTAGAAAGAAGAAAAAGAAAACAGGTACAGCAAAAAAAGTCAGAACTATAATAGGGAGAATATTTGCTGTTATAGGAACAACCCTGGGAATGATGATTTTATGCATATATCTTATAATGGTGGTGTGTACCCATGGACCTTCCAAAGTAGCAAGGGATTTATTTGTATTGTCTGTAAGAGAATCAAGCGCAGGCGGTTTTTTAGCTAATATGGTTGTCAGCAAATCGACCATAAGAAAAATTGAAGAAGGGAATAAAGTGGCAGATACAAACGATACAACAGATACGTCACTCATTGTCTTTGATAAAAAAAATAATCAGAATGCTGTTACGGATGACCTTGATAAAAGCGGACATACCCCATATCTTGAAAAAGACGGACTGCTTTTTTATGAAGTATCGGGCTCTACATTTGCGGGAACAATGGTAGTAGTTACCGATCCGTCAAGAGTATTTGTGGGAACTTCCGGAGATTATAAAGGAGAAGCAGGAATTAATGTGCCCGCCATATGCGATAAATACGGAGCGACACTTGCCATTAATGCAGGTGGTTTTGAAGATATAGGCGGTGTGGGAAACGGAGGAACTCCTCTTGGAATTGTTATGTCTGAAGGACAGTTAAAATACGGAAATGTCAATTCAAGTTATGACCTTATAGGATTTGATAACAACAATGTGTTTGTAATAGGACAGATGACCGGACAACAGGCAATTGACCGCGGTATCAGGGATGCGGTTTCTTTTGGACCGTTTCTTATCCTTAACGGAACACCCCTTGAGGTATCGGGAATGGGCGGCGGACTTAATCCGCGAACAGCAATAGGACAGAGAGCCGATGGTGCTGTGTTACTGCTCATAATTGACGGAAGACAGACTCACAGCCTTGGTGCATCAATGAATGACCTTATAAACGTAATGCTGGATTTTGGTGCGGTTAATGCGGCTAATCTTGACGGCGGCGGTTCCACAGTGCTTTATTATGACGGTGAAATCAAAAACAAGATTTCTTCCATATACGGCGCAAGAGGAGTACCTACAGCCATAGTAGTAAAGTAA
- a CDS encoding replication-associated recombination protein A, with protein sequence MDLFDYMRENNMTKEEPLASRMRPKTLDEVMGQKHIIGKDKLLYRAIKADKLSSIIFYGPPGTGKTTLAKVIANTTSASFRQINATVAGKKDMEDVVNGAKDIMASMGQRTILFVDEIHRFNKGQQDYLLPYVEDGTIILIGATTENPYFEVNKALISRSVVFELKPLEKEDILSIIKTAVYDTKRGMGNYNAVIDDDAAEFLADMSNGDARNALNAVELGIMTTDAGNDGIIHITLDVASQCIQKRVLRYDKDGDNHYDTISAFIKSMRGSDPDAALYYLARMIYAGEDPKFIARRICICASEDVGNADPCAIQVAVSAFLAVERIGMPESQIILAQACTYVATAPKSNTAYHGIELAMDYVAKHRTAQVPPYLQDAHYKDAAKLDRGTGYLYAHDYKNHYVKQQYLPDEVVGNTFYYPSDNGYEETIKKHLYRIRKEAEEDNEE encoded by the coding sequence ATGGATTTGTTTGATTATATGAGAGAAAATAATATGACAAAGGAAGAACCTCTTGCATCAAGGATGAGACCTAAAACGCTTGATGAGGTTATGGGCCAGAAGCATATTATCGGAAAAGATAAACTGTTATACAGAGCCATTAAGGCTGATAAATTAAGTTCCATAATATTTTATGGACCTCCGGGAACCGGAAAGACAACGCTTGCAAAGGTTATTGCGAATACCACAAGCGCAAGTTTCAGGCAGATAAATGCCACGGTTGCAGGAAAAAAGGATATGGAAGATGTGGTAAACGGAGCAAAGGACATCATGGCTTCCATGGGTCAGAGGACCATATTGTTTGTGGATGAGATACACCGTTTTAATAAAGGGCAGCAGGATTACCTTCTTCCTTATGTGGAAGACGGAACAATTATACTTATCGGAGCAACTACGGAAAATCCTTATTTTGAAGTCAATAAGGCTTTGATATCAAGGTCTGTTGTTTTTGAGCTTAAGCCGTTAGAAAAGGAAGATATATTGTCAATTATCAAAACAGCCGTTTATGATACCAAGAGAGGTATGGGTAATTACAATGCGGTAATTGATGATGATGCGGCTGAATTTCTTGCGGATATGTCAAATGGAGATGCAAGAAATGCACTTAATGCCGTTGAACTCGGAATAATGACAACAGATGCGGGAAATGACGGCATTATCCATATAACTCTGGATGTGGCATCGCAATGTATACAAAAAAGAGTCTTAAGATATGATAAAGACGGAGATAATCATTATGATACCATATCTGCATTTATTAAAAGTATGAGAGGGTCAGACCCGGATGCGGCACTTTATTATCTTGCCAGAATGATTTATGCAGGAGAAGACCCTAAGTTTATAGCAAGAAGAATATGTATATGTGCCAGTGAAGATGTGGGCAATGCCGATCCTTGTGCGATACAGGTGGCGGTATCCGCATTTTTGGCGGTGGAAAGAATCGGAATGCCTGAGTCACAGATAATACTGGCACAGGCATGTACCTATGTTGCAACAGCACCTAAGAGCAATACGGCATATCACGGAATTGAACTTGCAATGGATTATGTGGCAAAACATAGGACTGCACAGGTTCCTCCGTATCTGCAGGATGCCCACTATAAAGATGCGGCAAAACTTGACAGGGGGACAGGTTATCTGTATGCTCATGATTATAAAAACCATTATGTAAAGCAACAGTATCTTCCCGATGAGGTTGTGGGAAATACTTTTTATTATCCGTCTGATAACGGATATGAAGAAACAATTAAAAAACACCTCTACAGGATTAGAAAAGAAGCAGAGGAAGATAATGAGGAATAA
- a CDS encoding polysaccharide deacetylase family protein, with protein sequence MKKFCMVLLILACLIAFLFVCGTIDEETETKTKSVSVYDEKTVAVTFDDGPGAESTMMLLDGLKERNVRAAFFLVGENIKGHEDIVKRMHDEGHIIGNHTYTHVILTKIPQEKALEEIYNTNKIIEEITGEKVKYIRPPCGEWNNDMFFQVDLQPVFWNVDPLDWKRKDVGGIVEDVVKNVRSGDIILLHDIYDTSVAAALEIIDRLKDKGFVFVTVDEILIS encoded by the coding sequence ATGAAAAAATTCTGTATGGTATTGCTTATACTTGCGTGTCTTATAGCATTTCTTTTTGTATGTGGGACCATTGATGAAGAAACGGAAACTAAAACGAAATCTGTTTCGGTATATGATGAAAAAACAGTAGCTGTTACATTTGATGACGGACCGGGAGCAGAAAGCACAATGATGCTTCTGGACGGTCTTAAAGAAAGGAATGTAAGGGCTGCTTTTTTTCTTGTAGGTGAAAATATTAAGGGACACGAAGACATTGTTAAAAGGATGCATGATGAGGGCCACATTATAGGGAATCATACATATACCCATGTTATTCTAACAAAGATTCCACAGGAAAAAGCACTGGAGGAGATATACAATACCAATAAAATTATAGAGGAAATAACGGGTGAAAAGGTAAAATATATAAGACCGCCGTGCGGCGAGTGGAATAATGATATGTTTTTTCAAGTGGATTTGCAGCCGGTTTTCTGGAATGTTGACCCGCTTGACTGGAAAAGAAAAGACGTAGGCGGAATAGTTGAGGATGTAGTTAAGAATGTAAGATCCGGAGATATTATACTTTTACATGACATATACGATACGTCTGTGGCGGCTGCACTTGAAATTATTGACAGACTTAAGGATAAAGGATTTGTTTTTGTAACAGTAGATGAAATATTGATTTCATGA
- a CDS encoding DUF4250 domain-containing protein, with the protein MNLPEDPIILLSYINTKLRDECKSLDGFCDKYEVDKALITSKLKSAGYIYNKAINQFV; encoded by the coding sequence ATGAACCTTCCGGAAGATCCAATTATATTATTAAGCTATATAAATACCAAACTTCGTGACGAATGTAAAAGCCTTGACGGCTTCTGTGATAAATACGAAGTCGACAAGGCTTTAATCACTTCAAAACTTAAATCAGCCGGTTATATATATAACAAGGCCATTAATCAGTTTGTCTGA
- the clpB gene encoding ATP-dependent chaperone ClpB gives MNIQKFTQKSVEAVQECEKLAYEFSNSEIDNEHLAYALVRIEDSLILSLIRKMDIDEKAYIADCEKIVDKKPKVSGDVQIRISQALNKVLLCAEDEAKAMGDNFVSVEHLFLTLIKYPNNEVARLFAKYNITRERVLQVLQSIRGDKSVTTDNPEATYETLEKYGVDLVEKAKKQEMDPVIGRDNEIRNVIRILSRKTKNNPVLIGEPGVGKTAVVEGLAQRIVRGDVPDGLKDKTVFSLDMGALVAGAKYRGEFEERLKSVLDEVKKSDGQIILFIDELHTIVGAGKTDGAMDAGNMLKPMLARGELHCIGATTLDEYRMYIEKDPALERRFQPVTVDEPTVEDTISILRGIKERYEVYHGVKIADNALVAAAVLSHRYISDRFLPDKAIDLVDEACALIKTELDSMPAELDELSRKVMQLEIEEAALKKETDEISKKRLLELQEELAEDKEKLDAGKAKWESEKSSVDKLSKIREEIESVNGQIQQAQREYNLEKAAELQYGKLPALQKQLAEEEKIVKERELTLVHECVTEDEIGKIVSKWTGIPVTRLNESERNKTLNLGNELHKRVVGQDEAVRKVTEAIMRSKAGIKDPGKPIGSFLFLGPTGVGKTELAKTLAASLFDDENNIVRIDMSEYMEKYSVSRLIGAPPGYVGYEEGGQLTEAVRRKPYSVVLFDEIEKAHPDVFNVLLQVLDDGRVTDSKGRTVDFKNTIIILTSNLGSQYLLDGIGENGEIKPECEKLVMNDLRASFRPEFLNRLDEIIMFKPLTKDNIGNIINLLMKELNARLEDKEITVKLSDSAKAGIIAGGYDPVYGARPLKRYLQKTVETLCAKLILANSVAPGDTILIDDTGNGLTAVRQTD, from the coding sequence ATGAATATTCAGAAATTTACTCAGAAATCAGTTGAAGCAGTACAGGAATGTGAGAAGCTTGCGTATGAATTTTCTAATTCAGAGATAGACAACGAACATCTTGCATATGCCCTTGTCAGAATTGAAGATAGTCTTATACTTAGTCTGATCCGTAAAATGGATATAGATGAGAAAGCGTATATTGCAGATTGTGAAAAGATTGTAGATAAGAAGCCTAAGGTATCAGGAGATGTCCAGATAAGGATAAGTCAGGCTCTTAATAAGGTTCTCCTTTGCGCGGAAGACGAAGCTAAGGCAATGGGTGACAATTTCGTATCTGTAGAACACCTTTTCCTTACTTTGATTAAGTATCCTAATAATGAGGTAGCCCGGTTATTTGCAAAATATAATATTACAAGAGAGCGTGTGCTTCAGGTTTTACAGAGTATAAGAGGCGATAAGTCAGTAACAACGGATAATCCGGAAGCAACTTATGAAACCCTTGAAAAATACGGTGTGGACCTTGTGGAAAAGGCAAAAAAACAGGAAATGGATCCTGTAATAGGCCGTGATAATGAGATTAGAAATGTGATAAGAATTCTTTCTCGAAAGACTAAGAATAATCCTGTACTTATAGGTGAACCCGGTGTAGGTAAAACAGCCGTTGTTGAAGGCCTTGCACAGCGAATTGTAAGAGGCGATGTTCCGGACGGACTTAAAGACAAGACCGTATTTTCCCTTGATATGGGAGCCCTTGTTGCTGGTGCCAAGTATAGAGGTGAATTTGAGGAAAGGCTTAAATCCGTTCTTGATGAAGTAAAGAAGAGTGACGGCCAGATTATCCTGTTTATAGATGAACTTCATACAATAGTCGGTGCAGGTAAGACAGACGGTGCAATGGATGCGGGCAATATGCTTAAGCCAATGCTTGCAAGAGGTGAGCTTCATTGTATAGGTGCTACAACACTTGACGAATACAGAATGTATATAGAAAAAGACCCTGCACTTGAAAGACGTTTCCAGCCTGTAACGGTTGACGAACCAACAGTAGAAGATACTATATCAATCTTAAGAGGTATCAAGGAAAGGTATGAGGTATATCATGGTGTAAAGATAGCCGATAATGCACTTGTGGCAGCGGCTGTACTTTCCCACAGATATATTTCTGACAGATTCCTGCCTGATAAAGCTATTGACCTTGTTGATGAAGCATGTGCACTTATTAAAACAGAGCTTGATTCTATGCCTGCCGAACTTGATGAATTATCAAGAAAGGTAATGCAGCTTGAAATTGAAGAGGCAGCACTAAAGAAAGAAACAGATGAAATCAGTAAAAAGAGACTTCTTGAGTTACAGGAAGAACTTGCCGAAGACAAAGAAAAACTTGATGCAGGCAAGGCAAAATGGGAAAGCGAGAAGTCATCTGTTGATAAGTTGAGCAAGATCCGTGAAGAGATTGAAAGTGTCAACGGACAGATTCAGCAGGCACAGAGAGAATATAATCTTGAAAAAGCTGCAGAACTCCAGTATGGCAAACTCCCTGCTTTACAGAAACAACTGGCAGAGGAAGAAAAGATTGTCAAAGAAAGAGAACTTACTCTTGTGCATGAGTGTGTAACTGAAGATGAAATCGGTAAGATTGTATCAAAATGGACAGGAATTCCTGTTACAAGACTTAATGAAAGCGAACGTAATAAGACTCTTAATCTGGGAAATGAACTCCATAAGAGAGTTGTTGGACAGGATGAGGCTGTAAGAAAAGTTACGGAAGCTATTATGAGGTCCAAAGCGGGAATTAAGGATCCTGGCAAGCCAATCGGTTCATTCCTGTTCCTCGGACCTACCGGTGTAGGTAAAACAGAACTTGCAAAGACGCTTGCAGCCAGCCTTTTTGATGATGAAAATAATATTGTCAGAATTGATATGAGTGAGTACATGGAGAAATATTCAGTGTCAAGACTCATCGGTGCGCCTCCGGGATATGTAGGCTATGAGGAAGGCGGCCAGCTTACGGAAGCAGTAAGAAGAAAACCTTACTCAGTTGTTCTTTTTGATGAAATTGAAAAAGCACATCCTGATGTATTCAACGTACTTTTACAGGTACTTGATGACGGACGTGTAACCGATTCAAAAGGACGTACCGTAGATTTTAAGAATACCATTATTATCCTGACATCTAACTTAGGTTCGCAGTACCTCCTTGATGGTATTGGTGAAAACGGTGAGATTAAGCCTGAATGTGAAAAACTTGTTATGAATGATTTAAGAGCATCATTCAGACCGGAATTTCTTAACAGGCTTGATGAAATAATAATGTTTAAGCCATTGACAAAAGACAATATAGGTAACATTATTAATCTTCTTATGAAAGAACTTAATGCACGTCTTGAAGATAAAGAAATAACAGTAAAACTTTCTGACAGTGCCAAAGCAGGAATAATAGCGGGAGGTTATGACCCTGTATACGGAGCAAGACCTCTTAAACGTTATCTGCAAAAGACAGTAGAAACCCTTTGCGCTAAATTAATTCTTGCGAATTCCGTAGCACCGGGAGATACAATTCTCATCGATGATACGGGAAACGGACTGACAGCTGTCAGACAAACTGATTAA
- a CDS encoding DUF11 domain-containing protein — protein MPIFYNQATLTYNNKTANSNVVTGELLEVLTITKTALNSNYEPGDNVTYVINIVNSGTAALTGLTLKDDLGAYTLDANTHVPLTYVEDTIQYFINGVSQASPVVTIAGGLSVTGLSVPAGGNTTLLYETKVNDYANPTALSTITNTANLSGDSLYNDLSASATITAAAATNLSISKSVCPDSVVENGQLTYTFVIQNTGSLAAQASDNVVISDTFDPILNPITVTFDNVTWTVGTNYNYDTTTGVFNTIAGQITVPAATYTQNPATGIWTLTPGVSVLKVTGTV, from the coding sequence ATGCCTATATTTTACAACCAGGCTACGTTAACCTACAACAATAAAACAGCAAATTCCAATGTTGTAACAGGAGAGCTGCTTGAAGTCCTTACAATTACCAAAACTGCATTAAATTCCAACTACGAACCGGGAGACAACGTAACCTATGTTATCAATATAGTTAATTCCGGCACAGCAGCATTGACGGGGCTTACTCTTAAAGATGACCTTGGTGCTTATACCCTTGATGCCAATACACACGTTCCGCTGACATACGTTGAAGATACCATCCAGTATTTTATCAATGGGGTGAGTCAGGCTTCCCCTGTTGTTACAATCGCAGGAGGCTTATCTGTTACAGGTCTTTCCGTACCTGCAGGAGGCAACACAACCCTGTTATACGAAACAAAGGTAAATGATTATGCAAATCCTACGGCATTGAGTACAATAACCAATACTGCAAATCTTTCGGGAGATTCCTTATATAACGATTTATCTGCTTCTGCCACAATTACTGCTGCAGCTGCAACCAATTTAAGCATCTCCAAGTCAGTATGCCCCGACAGTGTTGTTGAAAATGGTCAGCTGACTTATACTTTTGTAATCCAGAATACCGGCTCTTTAGCAGCACAGGCCAGTGATAACGTTGTAATCAGTGATACATTTGATCCTATCCTTAACCCTATTACCGTAACATTTGATAATGTTACGTGGACGGTAGGAACAAATTACAACTATGACACTACAACCGGTGTATTTAACACCATAGCCGGTCAGATAACCGTTCCTGCCGCAACCTATACACAAAATCCTGCTACAGGAATATGGACTCTTACACCGGGTGTAAGCGTTCTTAAAGTCACGGGAACTGTATAA
- a CDS encoding CarD family transcriptional regulator, whose amino-acid sequence MFQINDLVVYGKNGVCSVKGIGTLSLINNDRIYYTLVPVYNKEEIIYAPVENGRIVMREVISREDAKELIDIFPDLEETVVADERDRENCYKQTLLGCNCEKLASMIKTIYNRKCKRISEGKKVTVVDEKYFRQAEEQLFGELAFALDVDKTKISEMISERF is encoded by the coding sequence ATGTTTCAAATTAATGATTTGGTTGTATATGGTAAGAATGGTGTATGTTCGGTTAAAGGGATAGGAACTTTGTCACTTATAAATAATGACAGGATATATTATACATTGGTACCCGTTTACAATAAAGAGGAAATAATATATGCCCCTGTTGAAAACGGCAGGATAGTAATGAGAGAGGTTATCTCCAGAGAAGATGCAAAGGAACTGATAGATATATTTCCTGATCTTGAAGAGACTGTTGTAGCAGATGAAAGAGACAGGGAAAACTGCTATAAGCAGACTTTGTTAGGATGTAATTGTGAAAAGCTTGCTTCAATGATTAAGACCATATATAACAGAAAATGTAAGAGAATAAGTGAAGGAAAGAAAGTTACTGTTGTTGATGAGAAATATTTCCGTCAGGCAGAAGAACAGCTTTTTGGCGAACTTGCCTTTGCACTTGATGTTGATAAGACAAAAATCAGCGAAATGATTTCAGAAAGGTTCTGA
- a CDS encoding alanine/glycine:cation symporter family protein, translating to MLEKIGAFLDKVDNIVWGAPLIVLLLAVGLFLTIRLKGIQFRKLGHGLKNMFSKEGEGHGEVSSFGALCTALSATIGTGNIVGVATAIVAGGPGALFWMWVAALVGMATKYAECLLAVKYRKVSDDGHIVGGPFYYIENGMGPKWKWLAKIFAVFGVGVGLLGIGTFTQINGISNAVKSFFDPSESHTISIFGTQYSWAIIITAIVITLFVALVLIGGLKRISSVAQVIVPFMAVIYVLFALIVIVLNIKAVPGAFKLIVKGAFNPSAVTGGAIGSIIVVMQKGIARGVFSNEAGLGSAPIAAAAAQTNEPAKQGLISMLGTFFDTIVICTMTGLTIVITGSWNVGLDGYAVTERAFGQGLPFPEQVSSFILMVCLVFFAFTTILGWNYYSERCLEYLTKGRLHIVKGYRILYIICVFFGPFMTIKAVWTIADIFNGLMAIPNLIALVALSSVAAFETKKYVDKLNNKNSKNAQKL from the coding sequence ATGTTAGAAAAGATAGGAGCTTTTTTGGATAAGGTTGATAATATTGTATGGGGTGCACCTCTTATTGTTCTGTTGCTCGCGGTGGGTTTGTTCCTTACAATAAGACTTAAAGGAATCCAGTTCAGAAAGCTGGGACACGGACTTAAAAATATGTTTTCAAAGGAAGGAGAAGGACACGGGGAAGTATCAAGTTTTGGCGCATTATGTACTGCACTTTCAGCTACAATAGGTACAGGTAATATTGTAGGTGTTGCAACGGCTATAGTGGCAGGCGGCCCGGGAGCGTTATTCTGGATGTGGGTTGCTGCACTTGTAGGTATGGCGACGAAATATGCTGAGTGTCTGCTTGCTGTTAAGTACAGGAAGGTATCTGATGATGGACATATTGTAGGCGGACCTTTTTATTACATAGAAAACGGTATGGGACCAAAGTGGAAATGGCTTGCCAAGATATTTGCGGTATTCGGTGTAGGCGTAGGATTACTTGGAATAGGAACATTTACACAGATAAATGGTATTTCCAATGCGGTTAAGTCATTTTTTGATCCGTCAGAAAGCCATACTATAAGTATATTCGGTACACAATATTCATGGGCAATAATAATTACTGCGATTGTGATAACATTATTTGTGGCACTGGTACTTATCGGAGGACTTAAGAGAATATCTTCTGTTGCACAGGTAATAGTTCCTTTTATGGCAGTTATTTACGTTTTGTTTGCATTGATAGTCATTGTTTTGAATATTAAAGCAGTTCCGGGAGCATTTAAGTTAATTGTCAAAGGCGCATTTAATCCGTCTGCGGTTACAGGTGGTGCAATCGGTTCAATAATTGTAGTTATGCAAAAAGGTATTGCAAGAGGTGTTTTCTCTAATGAGGCAGGGCTTGGCAGTGCGCCTATTGCAGCAGCCGCTGCACAGACTAACGAGCCGGCAAAGCAGGGACTTATATCAATGCTCGGAACATTTTTCGATACAATTGTTATATGTACAATGACCGGTCTTACAATCGTAATTACCGGTTCATGGAATGTAGGACTTGATGGTTATGCTGTTACTGAACGGGCATTTGGACAGGGACTCCCATTCCCTGAACAGGTATCATCTTTTATATTGATGGTATGTCTCGTATTTTTTGCATTCACTACAATACTCGGCTGGAACTATTACAGTGAAAGATGTCTTGAGTATCTTACTAAAGGCAGATTACATATTGTAAAAGGATATAGGATATTATATATTATCTGCGTATTTTTCGGTCCATTTATGACAATTAAAGCAGTATGGACAATTGCCGATATATTTAACGGACTTATGGCAATCCCGAATCTGATAGCATTGGTAGCATTAAGTTCGGTTGCGGCATTTGAGACTAAGAAATATGTTGATAAATTAAATAATAAGAACAGTAAAAATGCACAAAAATTATAA
- a CDS encoding type II secretion system protein: protein MKSTRSNCGFSLVELIVVIAIMAVLMGILIPTLVKQTSKSKRSVDSNSAHEIAASVNRVLSTDTDIYYTYSGDTPSSYSFVWDSGTTADDVSQNPFAKAVFEDFGQVIPVSKWNHNLKWMVTYNGTTRDLHIYLVKSADSTKGYEVYPDSASYISKASEKDIDI from the coding sequence ATGAAATCAACCAGAAGTAATTGCGGATTCTCATTGGTGGAACTTATTGTTGTAATTGCAATTATGGCTGTTCTAATGGGTATACTTATTCCAACTCTTGTCAAACAGACAAGCAAGTCAAAGCGTTCCGTGGATTCAAATTCCGCACATGAGATTGCTGCATCCGTTAACAGAGTATTATCCACTGACACAGACATCTACTATACTTATTCGGGAGATACCCCATCCAGCTACTCTTTCGTATGGGACTCCGGCACAACAGCCGATGATGTAAGCCAGAATCCGTTTGCGAAAGCGGTTTTTGAAGATTTTGGCCAGGTTATTCCTGTTTCTAAATGGAACCATAACCTGAAATGGATGGTAACATATAACGGTACCACCAGGGATCTTCACATATACCTTGTTAAATCAGCCGATTCAACTAAAGGTTATGAAGTATATCCCGATTCTGCCAGCTATATTTCCAAAGCATCGGAAAAAGATATCGATATATAA
- a CDS encoding nitroreductase family protein: MEAIECIKTRRSIRKYEDKPVDRSLIEEIIDIARFAPSWKNSQSVRYIAIYDNDIKNKIAGECIMGHEGNKNNIQGAPVLMVELTVNKRAGYERDGSYSTSKKDHWQSFDAGMAAQVFCLAAHEKGLGTVVMGIYDEEKVKEVLGIGEDKSVSALIALGYPADAPAAPKRKEVADLLTFM; this comes from the coding sequence ATGGAAGCAATAGAATGTATCAAAACAAGACGTAGCATAAGAAAATATGAGGATAAGCCCGTTGACAGGTCATTAATCGAAGAAATCATCGACATTGCAAGATTTGCACCAAGCTGGAAGAATTCACAGTCAGTAAGGTACATAGCAATTTATGATAATGATATCAAAAATAAGATTGCCGGCGAATGTATTATGGGACATGAAGGCAATAAGAATAACATACAGGGCGCACCTGTTCTGATGGTTGAATTAACTGTAAATAAGAGAGCCGGATATGAAAGAGACGGAAGTTATTCAACCTCTAAAAAAGATCACTGGCAGTCGTTTGATGCGGGAATGGCAGCACAGGTATTTTGTCTTGCGGCACACGAAAAAGGACTCGGAACCGTTGTTATGGGTATTTACGATGAAGAAAAAGTAAAAGAAGTTCTTGGTATCGGCGAAGATAAGTCAGTATCGGCATTGATAGCATTAGGTTATCCTGCTGATGCACCTGCAGCACCAAAGAGAAAGGAAGTTGCAGATCTTCTTACATTTATGTAG